From Pieris rapae chromosome 3, ilPieRapa1.1, whole genome shotgun sequence, a single genomic window includes:
- the LOC110999308 gene encoding apoptotic protease-activating factor 1, translated as MDSRNRMLLQHNQQDIVRDLDVTYILDELFTKQAITYEDFDYIFKLNDRADKVRYLLDTILQNGNNSAYEAFVDSLAKDYKWLWEKLALGNNKAMIEDSFEDSISRGDVPRPPDHFVRRLALEQNVTKKLKSLTRHKILALHGMSGCGKTSVAISVLRNNPDLVTDNFNGVVFWQNLGNCKTEDDVVAHQNKLYRKASSLCAHNSYMNSSISMSSIGSNADSLSSYNWTWQELRDRLKTLFSEQTLKESLLVLDEVNEKNCLEAFDIGCKILVTTRDTDVIVNFHPQIVKIENHFSEEESLSLLASCVDLPTSKLPRQAKRLHEICKGSPFHIALIGAELAENKERLVHDMRHWNYYLNKLEKKEYFFLTKQNDKPMKTIEMCINSLKPDILPLFKMLTILPDGAKFSAKVLSKLWNKEISRVETIMKQLRSKSLIIEFYDQELRNYIYEIHDLIMNYLKTTLTDDEVRKLHCDLLKNYKYDANNVPVDIEDDGYIAFYIGYHLYNTKNSNLQGLFEKLFLNLKFLGNKVRLTGPADVILDLQKYENYIVHDELDRELLYNIKAYLSTHGTDLYRYPSTDIIQSVLQHESKGVLYTKAWDIAQHRCALNELYFEFLHEQNVEEIKHSTIDAKEIITTVYFLGDYVVVGTITGTIKFFQISTNKLKKELLCGESAIKWVGVSPVSPPRVASLACDGVLRLWYIDELDCEPSDIIEEESEEPLNNNYASNITIHPKLGPYLSCRWANTDELIFTHTSKIIIIYKPNGEVAQIIDYLYRDRDILCCIPCNYDKHVIVASANSTYSLDVIDLKTKKKYCFEETDTVLDILTVSDNNKIITLKEKEISEFDCKLSTYIKQTCTNCKRRTILTAQSIKENISFLSMAVNKTGTLLFVSTDDSRVICVDLKTTAYIFDLENRRGNVVTMATSEVLMDDFEPGSDVLLTGTGTIENSLKVWFLDPTYISQSTHKNGKIRLTTTFDASFLNSSTPQTPPGCSSTPQSTHTTPQRHQSFNKDVVKKVVKSTMSLDRHSLKPLNLKGICNGISDGAALNLLAVVDDKNNIQVMRGRKLLTEIPTDTEELITTVKISPCNQHVVYGLQSGIVRKYYLRSKESRDIMDVYSSVQYLNFLSETVLLVAGTNRCIMAYRMMDSGEWKPEMLQRGNCNLGSQELLNDLQGLKKKHQGDQISNSSSELSMTSRLFSNGEHKEKLCRPSNLVDCYWVKSIGLIIVESNATIKLWDEELKLISVLNGRQTDVYIKCSALQNNVLVICDDHNMAFQTFELKRRDNVVLSVIQESKLNNRITCCALTTDGHVLAMGLDSGDVAVWNVPNKRQLRLLKHHKSKVQWCGFSPTPDKLYRSPSSHSPSIGLNLDDDEQPPLVLVTMASEIVWWNITYLIRMRSRGWKSGWNVVTPVASPLEPKNESFSNESSPNNNFFFGNNPFSPKYYWKRHWKRKTCKEGSKRKEILACIKLSGMYAKTLCHDDKFSCFVTVDNPGHVHIMSLMDANSP; from the exons ATGGATTCTAGGAATCGGATGTTGTTGCAGCACAACCAGCAAGATATTGTGCGAGATCTAGACGTCACATACATATTAGATGAATTATTTACAAAGCAGGCGATAACTTACGAAGATTTTGATTATATCTTTAAGTTG aatGATAGAGCAGATAAGGTACGATATCTGCTGGACACAATTCTTCAGAATGGCAACAACAGTGCATATGAGGCATTTGTAGACAGCCTTGCGAAAGACTACAAGTGGTTATGGGAGAAACTTGCGCTCGGCAATAATAAAGCTATGATAGAAGACAGCTTTGAGGACAGCATTAGCAGGGGAGATGTGCCCCGACCGCCTGATCACTTTGTTAGAAGATTGGCACTG GAGCAAAATGTaacgaaaaaattgaaatCTTTAACGCGTCACAAGATCCTCGCTCTACATGGCATGTCCGGTTGCGGTAAAACCAGTGTTGCCATCAGTGTGTTAAGAAATAACCCAGATTTGGTTACGGATAACTTCAACGGTGTTGTATTTTGGCAGAATTTAGGGAACTGTAAGACTGAAGATGACGTTGTTGCTCATCAAAATAA ATTATACCGCAAAGCGTCGTCGCTGTGTGCCCACAATTCATACATGAACTCGTCTATATCTATGTCTAGTATTGGGTCTAACGCAGATTCATTATCCAGTTATAACTGGACATGGCAAGAATTACGGGACAGACTTAAGACCTTGTTCTCCGAACAGACCCTGAAGGAGTCTCTGTTGGTCCTGGATGAGGTCAACGAGAAGAATTGCTTGGAAGCGTTTGATATTGGCTGCAAGATATTGGTTACCACGAGGGATACGGATGTCATAGTTAATTTCCATCCGCAGATTGTTAAG ataGAAAACCATTTTTCTGAAGAAGAGTCGCTATCTCTGCTAGCGTCGTGCGTAGATCTCCCGACTTCGAAGTTGCCGCGTCAAGCGAAGCGCTTGCACGAGATCTGCAAGGGCAGCCCCTTCCACATTGCCCTGATCGGCGCGGAATTGGCCGAGAATAAGGAGAGACTGGTTCACGATATGCGGCAttggaattattatttgaataaattggaGAAAAAGgagtatttttt tttaacaaaacaaaacgacAAACCAATGAAAACAATAGAAATGTGCATAAACTCGTTAAAACCTGACATTTTACCGCTCTTCAAAATGCTTACAATTTTACCCGATGGCGCGAAATTCTCCGCAAAAGTCCTGAGCAAATTATGGAACAAGGAAATCAGTAGAGTGGAAACTATTATGAAACAATTACGAAGCAAATCGCTTATAATTGAGTTCTACGATCAAGAACTGCGGAATTATATATACGAAATTCAcgatttaattatgaattatttaaaaacaacactGACGGACGACGAAGTTCGGAAATTGCACTGCGATTTGctcaaaaattacaaatatgacGCGAATAATGTCCCGGTCGATATAGAGGACGACGGTTATATTGCGTTCTATATCGGATACCATTTGTACAATACGAAGAACTCGAATCTACAGGGTTTGTTTGAGAAGTTGTTCTTAAATCTCAAGTTTTTGGGGAACAAGGTGCGGTTGACTGGACCCGCTGATGTTATCTTGGATTTGCAGAAATATGAGAATTATATTGTGCACGAT gaGTTAGACAGGGAGCTGCTGTACAATATAAAGGCGTATTTAAGCACACACGGAACTGACCTATACCGATATCCCAGTACTGATATTATACAGAGTGTTCTCCAACACGAGTCCAAGGGTGTTCTCTACACGAAAGCGTGGGATATAGCTCAACATAGATGCGCCTTGAACGAActttattttgagttttt ACACGAACAAAACGTAGAAGAAATAAAGCATTCAACAATCGATGCAAAGGAAATCATAACCACTGTGTACTTTTTGGGAGATTATGTGGTCGTTGGCACCATTACTGGGACTATtaag tTCTTCCAAATATCgacgaataaattaaaaaaagaattgttATGCGGTGAATCGGCAATCAAGTGGGTGGGTGTCAGTCCTGTCAGTCCTCCGCGCGTTGCGTCACTCGCATGTGACGGCGTATTACGTCTGTGGTACATCGATGAACTGGACTGCGAGCCGAGTGATATTATTGAGGAAg AATCTGAGGAACCGCTTAACAATAACTACGCATCAAACATAACGATACACCCCAAGCTTGGGCCATACTTGTCATGCCGTTGGGCCAACACTGACGAACTAATATTCACGCACACGTccaaaattatcattatatacAAACCGAACGGAGAAGTGGCTCAAATAATTGATTATCTGTATAGAGATAGAGACATTTTGTGTTGTATTCCGTGTAACTATGACAAGCACGTGATCGTTGCCAGTGCGAACAGTACGTACAGCTTGGACGTGATCGATCTGAAGACGAAGAAGAAATACTGTTTTGAAGAAACGGACACTGTTTTGGATATTTTGACTGTGTcag ataacaacaaaataataacactaAAAGAAAAGGAAATCTCTGAATTCGATTGCAAACTGAGTACGTACATAAAGCAAACGTGCACGAACTGCAAACGTAGAACGATACTCACCGCACAGAGTATCAAAGAGAACATATCATTCTTGTCTATGGCAGTCAACAAGACGGGCACTCTTTTGTTTGTGTCAACCGATGACAGTAGGGTTATCTGTGTCGATTTGAAAACCACAGCGTATATATTTGATCTGGAGAATCGGAGAGG aaatgtaGTTACCATGGCAACGAGCGAAGTCTTGATGGATGACTTTGAACCCGGGTCGGACGTGCTTTTAACCGGAACGGGGACGATAGAGAATTCCTTGAAAGTCTGGTTCCTAGATCCCACCTATATCTCGCAGAGTACACACAAGAATGG CAAAATTCGTCTAACAACAACATTCGATGCGAGTTTCCTTAACAGTAGTACCCCGCAAACACCCCCTGGGTGTAGTAGCACCCCACAAAGCACCCATACAACACCCCAAAGACACCAATCATTTAACAAAGATGTCGTCAAAAAGGTAGTTAAATCTACTATGAGCCTAGACAGGCACTCGTTGAAGCCTCTCAACTTGAAAGGCATCTGCAATGGCATTAGCGATGGTGCTGCGCTAAATCTATTAGCTGTGGTTGACgataagaataatatacaG GTAATGCGTGGCAGGAAGCTCCTAACAGAAATACCCACTGATACGGAAGAATTAATCACAACAGTAAAGATATCTCCTTGCAACCAACACGTGGTCTATGGCTTGCAATCAGGCATCGTAAGGAAGTACTATCTCCGAAGCAAGGAAAGCCGGGATATCATGGATGTATACAGCTCGGTCCAATACCTTAATTTCTTGAGTGAAACTGTGCTGTTGGTTGCTGGAACAAATCGCTGTATAATGGCCTATAGGATGATGGATAGTGGCGAGTGGAAGCCGGAGATGCTGCAGAGGGGGAATTGTAATTTGGGATCTCAGGAGCTGCTAAATGATCTTCAGG GTCTGAAGAAAAAACACCAAGGCGACCAGATATCAAACTCCAGCAGCGAGCTAAGCATGACCTCTCGACTTTTCTCAAATGGCGAGCACAAAGAGAAGCTTTGTAGACCCAGCAATTTGGTCGACTGTTACTGGGTTAAGTCCATTGGCCTCATCATTGTCGAGTCCAACGCGACCATTAAACTGTGGGACGAGGAGCTGAAACTGATCAGCGTGTTGAACGGGCGGCAGACAGATGTCTATATAAAGTGTTCGGCGCTTCAGAACAATGTCCTTGTCATTTGTGATGACCATAATATGGCGTTTCAG ACGTTCGAGCTAAAGCGACGTGACAACGTCGTACTAAGCGTGATACAAGAGAGTAAGTTGAACAATAGGATCACGTGTTGTGCGCTAACAACTGATGGTCACGTGCTCGCGATGGGATTAGACTCGGGAGATGTAGCG GTATGGAATGTACCAAACAAACGCCAGCTCCGACTTCTCAAACACCACAAAAGCAAGGTCCAATGGTGCGGGTTCTCCCCCACTCCGGACAAGCTGTACCGGTCCCCATCATCACATTCACCTTCCATCGGCTTGAACTTGGATGATGATGAACAGCCTCCCTTGGTGCTGGTCACCATGGCCAGCGAGATCGTCTGGTGGAATATCACATATCTCATACGCATGAGGAGTAGGGGATGGAA AAGCGGCTGGAATGTCGTCACCCCAGTAGCAAGTCCACTGGAACCAAAGAATGAGAGCTTCTCAAACGAATCGAGTCCAAATAACAATTTCTTCTTTGGCAACAACCCGTTTAGTCCTAAATACTATTGGAAACGCCATTGGAAGCGAAAGAC ATGCAAAGAAGGCTCAAAACGCAAAGAAATACTGGCTTGTATCAAACTATCCGGTATGTACGCCAAAACCTTATGTCACGATGACAAGTTCTCGTGCTTTGTGACAGTTGACAATCCCGGACACGTTCACATTATGTCACTTATGGACGCCAATTCGCCTTGa